The Deinococcus koreensis genome window below encodes:
- a CDS encoding acyl-CoA-binding protein: MNDVSQMFEQAQQDVQTLRKKPGNAQLLQLYALYKQGTLGEVQGARPGGFDFVGGAKYDAWAALQGRSQREAQEAYVALVASLKDQQG; encoded by the coding sequence ATGAACGACGTTTCTCAGATGTTCGAGCAGGCCCAACAGGATGTGCAGACCCTCCGGAAGAAACCCGGAAACGCCCAGCTGCTCCAGCTCTACGCGCTCTACAAACAGGGCACGCTGGGCGAAGTGCAGGGGGCGCGCCCGGGGGGCTTCGACTTCGTGGGCGGGGCCAAATATGACGCCTGGGCCGCACTCCAGGGCCGGTCGCAGCGGGAGGCCCAGGAGGCGTATGTCGCGCTGGTGGCGTCCCTGAAAGACCAGCAGGGGTGA
- a CDS encoding ImmA/IrrE family metallo-endopeptidase, with translation MTDAPDTQPAMLAHAKARMRERAAEYARAAPGLDAHSLMAGLDEVKLLFMPMGERDGAYDPEHRVIMINSSVRPERQRFTLAHEISHALLLGDDDLLSDLHDAFEGERLEQVIETLCNVGAAAILIPAELMADMLSRFGPTGRALGELSRRADVSASTALYTLAENTDAPVIYAVCAVTRAEREGDEPGNGSGGGKELTVRASSSAPGVKYSLRPGTPIPDDHPVAVALETRLPITGDSYVPFRSGRRMPALVDAFPDRYRVMVSFLLPEKASESARDAQSQAQTSAGAGVLRG, from the coding sequence GTGACGGACGCGCCTGACACGCAGCCCGCGATGCTCGCCCATGCCAAGGCCCGCATGAGGGAACGCGCGGCCGAGTATGCCCGCGCGGCCCCCGGCCTCGACGCCCACAGCCTGATGGCCGGTCTGGACGAGGTCAAACTGCTGTTCATGCCGATGGGCGAGCGCGACGGCGCCTATGATCCCGAGCACCGCGTCATCATGATCAATTCCTCGGTGCGGCCGGAGCGGCAGCGCTTCACCCTGGCCCACGAGATCAGCCACGCCCTGCTGCTGGGCGACGACGACCTGCTCAGTGACCTGCACGACGCCTTCGAGGGCGAGCGGCTGGAGCAGGTCATCGAGACGCTGTGCAACGTGGGGGCGGCCGCCATCCTGATCCCGGCGGAGCTGATGGCCGACATGCTCTCGCGTTTCGGGCCGACCGGGCGCGCCCTGGGCGAGCTGTCGCGCCGGGCCGACGTGAGCGCCAGCACCGCGCTCTACACCCTGGCGGAGAACACCGACGCGCCCGTGATCTACGCCGTGTGCGCCGTGACCCGCGCCGAGCGTGAGGGCGATGAGCCCGGCAACGGTTCCGGCGGTGGGAAGGAGCTGACGGTGCGCGCCAGCAGTTCGGCCCCCGGCGTGAAGTACAGCCTGCGGCCGGGGACCCCCATTCCCGACGACCATCCGGTCGCGGTGGCGCTGGAGACCCGCCTGCCCATAACCGGGGACAGCTACGTGCCGTTCCGCTCGGGCCGCCGGATGCCCGCCCTCGTGGACGCCTTTCCGGATCGCTACCGGGTGATGGTCAGCTTCCTGCTGCCCGAGAAGGCCAGCGAGAGCGCCCGCGACGCCCAGAGCCAGGCCCAGACCTCTGCCGGGGCCGGAGTGCTGAGGGGTTGA
- the folP gene encoding dihydropteroate synthase: MSRTHHLQFRFPVPGARRTAEGWRLTWTGTAVMGILNVTPDSFSDGGRHATLDAALAAARAMRAAGVLMVDIGGESTRPGAEPVAAEQELGRVLPVIRALAGEGLVISVDTMKAEVAHAALQAGAHLINDVTGLRDPGMVQVCAQAGAPACVMHMQGEPRTMQASPQYADVVAEVHGFLRGRIADVLAAGVPDVLLDPGIGFGKTLEHNLALLRALPELTAGPQGVLVGASRKRLIDYLAGVPQADERDPGSLALHLHAARCGAALVRAHAASAHVQALRVQAALEEHV; encoded by the coding sequence TTGAGCCGGACGCACCACCTCCAGTTCCGCTTCCCGGTGCCCGGCGCCCGGCGTACCGCTGAGGGCTGGCGGCTGACCTGGACGGGTACGGCGGTCATGGGCATCCTGAACGTCACGCCGGACTCCTTCAGCGACGGGGGCCGGCACGCCACGCTGGACGCAGCGCTGGCGGCTGCGCGCGCGATGCGGGCGGCCGGAGTGCTGATGGTGGATATCGGCGGCGAGAGCACCCGCCCCGGCGCCGAGCCGGTGGCGGCCGAACAGGAACTGGGCCGCGTGCTGCCCGTGATCCGGGCGCTGGCCGGCGAGGGGCTGGTGATCAGCGTGGACACCATGAAGGCCGAGGTGGCCCACGCCGCCCTGCAGGCCGGGGCGCACCTGATCAACGACGTGACTGGCCTGCGTGACCCGGGGATGGTGCAGGTCTGTGCCCAGGCCGGGGCCCCCGCCTGCGTGATGCACATGCAGGGCGAGCCGCGCACCATGCAGGCCAGCCCCCAGTACGCCGATGTGGTGGCCGAGGTTCACGGCTTCCTGCGCGGGCGGATCGCCGACGTACTCGCCGCCGGCGTGCCGGATGTCCTGCTCGATCCGGGGATCGGCTTCGGCAAGACGCTGGAGCACAACCTGGCCCTGCTGCGCGCCCTGCCGGAGCTGACGGCCGGGCCGCAGGGTGTCCTGGTGGGCGCGAGCCGCAAACGGCTGATCGATTATCTGGCCGGGGTTCCGCAGGCCGACGAACGCGACCCGGGCAGCCTGGCGCTGCACCTGCACGCGGCACGTTGTGGGGCGGCGCTGGTGCGGGCGCACGCGGCGAGTGCCCATGTCCAGGCGCTGCGGGTACAGGCCGCGCTGGAGGAACACGTCTGA
- the folB gene encoding dihydroneopterin aldolase yields MSRVVLEGLEFHARHGVYDTEAVLGARFIVDAELHYDFAGLRDELREAVNYAAVYAAIQEEVTGRRHQLIEVLTDRIARRLLKDQPRLSRVVVRVHKPFAPLPGVFRDVYAELMLEQGGP; encoded by the coding sequence GTGAGCAGGGTGGTTCTGGAGGGGCTGGAGTTTCATGCCCGGCACGGCGTCTACGACACCGAGGCCGTGCTGGGGGCGCGCTTCATCGTGGACGCCGAACTGCACTACGACTTCGCCGGCCTCCGGGACGAGCTGAGGGAAGCGGTGAACTACGCCGCCGTGTACGCCGCCATTCAGGAGGAGGTCACCGGCAGGCGCCACCAGCTGATCGAGGTGCTGACCGACCGCATCGCCCGGCGCCTCCTGAAAGATCAGCCCAGACTGAGCCGCGTGGTGGTGCGCGTGCATAAGCCCTTCGCCCCGCTGCCGGGCGTCTTCCGCGACGTCTACGCCGAACTCATGCTGGAGCAGGGCGGCCCTTGA
- the folK gene encoding 2-amino-4-hydroxy-6-hydroxymethyldihydropteridine diphosphokinase, giving the protein MSSAFVALGANLGRPLETLRWAVRELAGLGTVRAVSGLYRTAPVGGPPNQPDYLNAALWLDTSLAPEPLLHALHEAEAQAGRQRRERWEARVLDLDLILYDDLVMPGPPELPHPRAWERAFVLAPLSDLNPELRHPQTGESGRAALLRVGSAGIQREAPADWVSGTGQPTAGRESG; this is encoded by the coding sequence TTGAGCAGCGCCTTCGTCGCCCTGGGAGCGAACCTGGGACGACCGCTGGAGACGCTGCGCTGGGCCGTGCGCGAGCTGGCCGGGCTGGGTACCGTGCGGGCGGTGTCGGGGCTCTACCGCACGGCGCCGGTGGGCGGCCCACCGAATCAGCCGGACTATCTGAACGCCGCGCTGTGGCTGGACACGAGCCTGGCGCCAGAGCCGCTGCTGCACGCTCTCCACGAGGCCGAAGCCCAGGCCGGACGCCAGCGCCGGGAACGCTGGGAGGCGAGGGTGCTGGATCTCGACCTGATCCTGTATGACGACCTCGTGATGCCCGGCCCCCCGGAACTGCCGCACCCCCGCGCCTGGGAACGGGCCTTCGTGCTGGCCCCGCTGAGCGACCTGAACCCGGAGCTGCGCCATCCCCAGACCGGGGAGAGCGGGCGGGCGGCGCTCCTGCGGGTGGGCAGCGCCGGGATCCAGCGGGAGGCGCCGGCGGACTGGGTGTCGGGAACGGGCCAGCCCACGGCTGGACGGGAGTCCGGATGA
- a CDS encoding hydroxyacid-oxoacid transhydrogenase, whose amino-acid sequence MTEHETIFTIEATPVKFGPGASRDAGWELRRLGARRAFVVVDPGVLAAGVAGPVLESLREAGIETVQYSDVETEPDIAALARAVQAAREAGVDSFVALGGGSAIDTTKVANLLGTHGGEIMDYVNPPVGGGRAPPGPLRPLLAIPTTSGSGSEATTVAIVDLPDLGIKTGISHRLLRPTQAIVDPELTRSAPAAVIAAAGLDVVCHAAESFLSRPYTTRPRPASPAERPPYQGSNPVADVWSAQALRYGGQYLRRAVQDADDLEARGFMMLAATMAGVGFGSAGVHIPHACAYPIAGLRHVYRHPGYPGTKLFIPHGFSVIVTAPAAFRFTFDADPAKHLRAAELLSGQPQTPGDRDALPRALAALMRDVGAPTRLRELGYDESDLPALIDGALKQQRLLAVAPRMPARDDLETILRESL is encoded by the coding sequence ATGACCGAACACGAAACCATCTTCACCATCGAGGCGACGCCCGTGAAATTCGGCCCCGGCGCTTCACGGGACGCCGGCTGGGAGCTGCGGCGGCTGGGGGCGCGGCGGGCCTTCGTGGTCGTCGACCCCGGGGTGCTGGCGGCCGGCGTGGCAGGGCCGGTGCTGGAGAGTCTGCGGGAGGCGGGCATCGAGACCGTCCAGTACAGCGACGTGGAGACCGAGCCCGATATCGCGGCCCTGGCGCGGGCGGTGCAGGCCGCGCGTGAGGCGGGTGTGGACTCCTTCGTCGCCCTTGGCGGGGGCAGCGCCATCGACACCACGAAGGTCGCCAACCTGCTGGGCACGCACGGCGGCGAGATCATGGACTACGTGAATCCGCCCGTGGGCGGTGGCCGCGCGCCTCCCGGCCCGCTGCGGCCCCTGCTCGCCATTCCCACCACGTCGGGGAGCGGGTCGGAGGCGACCACGGTGGCGATCGTCGATCTGCCGGATCTGGGAATCAAGACCGGCATCAGCCACCGCCTGCTGCGGCCGACCCAGGCCATCGTCGACCCGGAGCTGACCCGCAGCGCGCCCGCCGCCGTGATCGCCGCTGCCGGGCTGGACGTGGTCTGCCACGCCGCCGAGAGCTTCTTGAGCCGGCCCTACACCACCCGGCCCCGACCGGCTTCGCCCGCGGAGCGCCCGCCCTACCAGGGCAGCAATCCGGTGGCGGACGTCTGGTCGGCCCAGGCTCTGCGCTATGGCGGCCAGTACCTGCGCCGCGCCGTGCAGGACGCAGACGATCTGGAGGCGCGCGGGTTCATGATGCTGGCAGCCACCATGGCCGGCGTGGGCTTCGGCTCGGCGGGCGTGCATATCCCGCACGCCTGCGCGTACCCCATCGCGGGCCTCAGGCACGTCTACCGGCATCCGGGCTACCCCGGCACGAAGCTGTTCATTCCACACGGGTTCAGCGTGATCGTCACGGCGCCCGCCGCCTTCCGCTTCACCTTCGACGCCGACCCCGCCAAGCACCTGAGGGCCGCCGAACTCCTGAGCGGCCAGCCCCAGACCCCTGGCGACCGCGACGCCCTGCCCCGCGCCCTGGCCGCCCTGATGCGCGATGTCGGCGCCCCCACCCGCCTGCGCGAACTGGGCTACGACGAATCCGACCTGCCGGCCCTGATCGACGGCGCCCTGAAGCAGCAGCGCCTGCTGGCAGTGGCGCCCCGGATGCCCGCCCGCGACGACCTGGAGACCATCCTGCGCGAGTCTTTGTAG
- a CDS encoding YraN family protein, with translation MKGAGAEARAAAHLEALGREIVARNYRIPGGEIDLISREGAVLVFTEVRQRRGARYGSAAESVTARKLSLMHRAALTYLSRELGRDDLPCRLEVLTIDGEAETGMITVIPLEG, from the coding sequence TTGAAGGGTGCAGGGGCCGAGGCGCGTGCGGCGGCGCACCTCGAGGCCCTGGGCCGCGAGATCGTGGCCCGCAACTACCGTATCCCCGGCGGCGAGATCGACCTGATCAGCCGCGAGGGCGCCGTGCTGGTCTTTACCGAAGTCCGGCAGCGGCGGGGCGCGCGTTACGGCAGCGCCGCCGAGTCGGTCACCGCGCGCAAGCTCTCGCTGATGCACCGCGCCGCCCTGACCTACCTGAGCCGCGAACTGGGCCGCGATGACCTGCCCTGCCGCCTGGAGGTGCTGACCATCGACGGCGAGGCCGAGACCGGGATGATCACCGTGATTCCGCTGGAGGGATAG
- a CDS encoding HAD family phosphatase — protein MTLEARPPATAPGWPWRPAGVLFDMDGVLTANNHHHRQAWAETARTVLGLHLSEHDLDTKVDGGRNPEIIERLTGVSPDAELAGRFEEAKEGRYRQLAAGALTEVAGLSRYLDELDVRGIPFSLVTSAGLTNVAFGMEQLGFGPRFGTRVTGEDVARGKPHPEPFLLGAARLGLAAADCLAHEDAVNGVRSAAGAGCRVVALTTTAPAAALLEAGASLAVPDFTGWAAWLA, from the coding sequence GTGACCCTGGAGGCCCGGCCCCCGGCCACGGCCCCCGGCTGGCCCTGGCGCCCGGCCGGCGTGCTGTTCGACATGGACGGCGTGCTCACCGCCAACAACCACCACCACCGGCAGGCCTGGGCCGAGACGGCGCGCACGGTGCTGGGCCTGCACCTGAGTGAGCACGATCTGGACACCAAGGTGGACGGCGGCCGCAATCCGGAGATCATCGAGCGCCTGACCGGGGTCTCCCCCGACGCCGAACTGGCGGGGCGCTTCGAGGAGGCCAAGGAGGGCCGCTACCGGCAGCTGGCGGCCGGCGCCCTGACTGAGGTCGCGGGCCTGAGCCGCTACCTGGACGAGCTGGACGTCCGCGGCATTCCCTTCTCCCTGGTGACCAGTGCGGGCCTCACGAACGTCGCCTTCGGAATGGAGCAGCTGGGCTTCGGGCCGCGTTTCGGGACGCGCGTGACCGGCGAGGACGTCGCGCGCGGCAAGCCCCACCCCGAGCCCTTCCTGCTGGGCGCCGCCCGTCTGGGCCTGGCCGCCGCCGACTGTCTGGCCCACGAGGACGCGGTGAACGGCGTTCGCAGCGCCGCCGGGGCCGGCTGCCGGGTGGTGGCCCTGACAACCACCGCGCCGGCCGCGGCGCTGCTGGAAGCCGGAGCGTCCCTCGCCGTGCCCGATTTCACCGGCTGGGCCGCGTGGCTGGCCTGA
- a CDS encoding putative dsRNA-binding protein, with protein MNAKGDLIARVLALGLGVPTFEAETSGPAHDRTFHATVLVGGRPLGAGGEGRSKKEAERVAAESALRALDGEPPGAAPPRPAGERWPIYAAVLAEALDAAVELSSDDATLDEVRADAARLYRDLLSDLGHGPEAEDA; from the coding sequence ATGAACGCGAAGGGAGATCTGATCGCGCGGGTGCTGGCGCTGGGCCTGGGTGTCCCGACCTTCGAGGCCGAGACCAGCGGCCCCGCCCACGACCGCACCTTCCACGCGACCGTGCTGGTGGGCGGCCGCCCGCTGGGCGCCGGAGGCGAGGGCCGCAGCAAGAAGGAAGCCGAGCGGGTGGCGGCCGAGTCGGCGCTGCGGGCGCTGGACGGGGAGCCGCCGGGCGCGGCCCCTCCCCGCCCGGCGGGTGAACGCTGGCCGATCTACGCGGCGGTGCTCGCGGAGGCGCTGGACGCCGCCGTGGAACTCTCGTCCGACGACGCCACGCTGGACGAGGTGCGGGCCGATGCCGCGCGCCTCTACCGCGACCTGCTGAGCGACCTGGGCCACGGCCCGGAAGCGGAGGACGCGTGA